In the genome of Sinorhizobium chiapasense, the window GCGCCGCGAAAGGGCAGCAGGGCGCGCGTCTGCGCACAAAAGGGAGTTACTTGTAATGGCACTCAGCACCTATGCAGCGAACGCGGTGATCAACCTACTACTGCGCGGGGTTGCCTTTACTGCCCCGGCGCGCGTTTACGTTTCTCTCCATACCGCAGCGCCCGGGAACACTGGCGCGAACGAAGTCACCACCGTTCAATGGCCGTCCTACGCACGCCAGGACCCGGCACAGGGCGGCGCCGTCGCCAGCGGCTTCCTCGCTTCGACGGCGAAGGCTACGGAAAATCTGCTGGAGTTGCTTTTCGCCAACTACAACGGCGCCGGCACGTTGACGGTCACGCATTTCGCAATTTGGGATGCGGCGACCGCCGGAAACTGCCTTTGGACTGGTTCACTGACCGCATCCAAGACGTTGCAACCCGACGACGAGGCCATCACCTATCCCGGCGACCTCGATCTCTCGGTAGCCTAATATGTTCAGCCGCGGCGTTCTTGATGGCGCATCGATAAATGGCTTTGCGCTGAATGGAGGCAACTTCGTTCAGGAGGCAGCGGGTGCCGACACGGTCACCTTCAACGGGACGGCCAAGCTCAGGCGTCGCGTCGATGCTCGTTCCGCTGATGTCGTAGGCACGACCGCCACAGCGCGTCTCGTCATTCGCGGATTTCGCTTGGCTGGCACAGCATCGTTCTCTGGCACAGCGAAAGTAACCCGGAGACTGGTTCTGCCGTCAATCGACGAGGTTGGCATTTCCGAGCAGGCGAAAGTCACGCGCCGCGTCCGGATGATCTCCGCCGATGCTGCAGACGCGCCGGGAACCCTGCGCCTTGCCCTTCGCTACATGGCCCTGACCGAGATCAAGCGAGTGATGCGCGTCCATCAGCCGAGGACAATGCACCTGCCGCCCGCTGCTCGCACCATGTCGATTAGCCGCCCGGCAGCGCCGATGATCGCTCCGGCCACAGGTGGAGACATGCCGTGACAGACGTGATGCAGAAGGCCCCCGCCGACGTGCTCGACTTCGATATCGATTTCACCCGCTGGCTCAAGGACTCGGACCGGATCATCAACGCAACGAGCACGATCGAGGGCGGGACCGCGGTTGTGGATCGAACCGACTTCGGGGACAGCCTCGCAAGGGTCTGGCTTTCAGGCGGCGCCGATGGAGAAACGAGCCTCGTGACTACGATTGCGACGACCGAGCAGGGTCGCACCAAAGAGTTCTGCTTTAACCTCAAGATCCGGGAGTGCCACTGATGGCTGTCCTTCTGAGCAACAACGCGACCAGCACGCTTGCCGCGTCGATCAACACTTCGGTCACCAGCATTTCGATCCAATCCGCCGATGCATCGAAGTTCCCGTCACCGACGGGTGGGGACTGGTTCCCGATTACCGTGGTCGACAGCGCCGGCAACATGGAAATCATGAAGTGCACGGCGCGCAGCAGCGGCACGCTTACCGTCACCCGCGCCCAGGAAGGAACGACAGCGAAGTCCTTCGCTTCTGGCGCCCGTGTCGATCTGCGGCTTACGGTGGCCGCGGCAAACGAGCTCTATAAGGCCGGCTTGACGGCCGCGAATACATGGAGCCAGGCGCAGACCTTTAGCGCTACCGCTACATTCGAAGGGAACCAGATCACGATCAGCGGCACGTCGCCGAGGGTGTATCTGCAAGATACGGACACGGGCGCGGATGACTTCTGGCTCTTCGTCAATGCTAACAATTTCTATGTTCTCACTGACCGCGCCGACGACGGTTCGTATGAGACACCATATCCACTTGAATTGCGGAATGATACCGCAGCCGGCTACCTGTACGCGTCGCGGCTGATCACGGAGGCCTACGCCTCTTTCACGACCAATCTCACGATCACGAACACCGCTCCCATCATCACGCTGAAGGATACGACGACGAGTGCGTATGACGCCCGGATACGGGTCGATGCAAACAACTTTTACATCGACGGCTCCTCTGACGGTTCGACGTACACCGAGACCCTGCGATTCGAGCAGGACACGAAGATCGGCTACATGTCGCAGTTGTTCCTAACCGGAACTTCCGAGTGCATTCGCCTCAATGCGACGTCTACGTCGACGACAGTCGATCCCTATATTTCGTTCTATCGAAACCTTGCGCGCGTCGGGTATATCATTGCCAATGACGGCACCGGCGTCAACTCTGGCATGCGTATCATCAATGACATCGCCACCGGCGGGGATACGGGTCTGACGCTGCTGAACTCAGGCGGAGTTGATAGCCTCGAATGGTATGTTAACGGCACAGAGTACAAGGTACTGCACACCGGAAACATCGATACCTATGATATAGCGAAATATTATACCGGCTCCGGCGCGAATGATGTTTCGTTTCCTCTCGGCCACATTCTCGCGGTTTATATCAATGCCTCCTACGCCAACCGTAACGCGACGCCAGCGCAAACTGTGCGCCTTTGGGATGGTAGTTCCCACCAGTACGCTATCTCGGGATCGGGAGCAACGATAGCGGGAACGTGGCGTTCGCGAGGCACCGCTGGTGAATCTTATCAAATATTTCAAAGGGTGGCCTAAATGACCGTCACGACATCTCTCAACTCTGTCGCAAGCGTCACCGCAACGGCAGAGACCGGTGTTTTCATCGTCAACTGCAACATCACTGACCTTGATGAGAACACATATGATACGGACTATTGCAGCCGGCCCGACGATCCGTTCGGGGTCAATCCGACAATACGTGCTTGGTTGGACGAAAATCCGGACTTCCCGATTGCGCCCCACGTCCCTCTGACGCCGGAGCAAGTTCGCGCAGAGATGCCGCCGCTAAGCGCACGTCAACTTCGGCTTGGGCTGATAAACAACAGCTTCACGCCGGCACAGGTGAGCGCCGTCATCGACGCTATGCCAGAGGGAACCGCCAAGGAAATCGCTCGAGTCGAGTGGGAATACGCGACGACGTTCAACCGTACGCATCCGCTGATCGCGACCGTTGGCGGGGCTCTCGGGCTCGATGAGCTTGAAATCGACGCGATGTGGACCGCAGCGCTTTCTCTCTAACAAGGATCGGCCATGGTCGCGCTGAAAATCTCCGCCTTTGCCGGCGAACGTCCGCTCATCCTGCCGCGACTCCTGCCGGATACGTCGGCGAAGGCGGCACAGGACGTGCGGCTCAATGACGGCGGGCTGACGCCGATCAACAAGCCGACGGCAGCGGGCACGATTTCTAACGCGACCCATACCACAATCTACCGGCACCTCGGCACCTGGCTTTCGTGGGCCGGCACCGTTAATGCCGTTCCCGGGGCTGTCGCTCAGGACAGGCTCTATTTCACCGGCGACGGCGTCCCGAAGGTCAGGGTAAGCAGCACAAACTACAATCTCAAGGTCAGCCGCCCGACCGGAGCCCTGACGGCCACCCTTTCCGGCTCCGGATCGGGCGACACGCAGAGCCGGACCTATGTCTACACTTGGGTAACATCCTTCGGCGAGGAATCGGCACCAGCGCCGGCGAGCAACATCGTCAATTGGAAGCCGGGACAGACCGTCACGCTTTCCGGCTTCGCGGCCACTCCTTCGGGCCGGTCAATCACGCAGCAGCGCATCTACCGCAGCCAGACCGGCCGCAGCGGCACGTATCTCTACCTGATAGCGGAGCGCACCGCTTCCACCAGCGACTTCACAGACAACATTGCCGTTGACCAGTTTCAGGAGGCGTTGCCTTCTGCGGATTGGACCGAGCCGCCGGACACGCTTGCCGGCCTCGTCAGCATGCCGAACGGGATGATGGCCGCATTCGTCGGCCGCGATGTCTATTTCTGCGAGCCGTGGCGCCCTCATGCCTGGCCGGAAAAGTACATCATGAGCGTCGATTCCGACGTGGTGGGGCTCGCATCGCTTGGCGGCATCCTTGTGGTAATGACGAAGGCGCAACCCTACTTGATGTCGGGCAGTCATCCCGACTCGATGCAATCGCAGAAGCTCGAGGCGAACCTGCCCTGCATCAACGCGCGCTCAATTGCCGATCTCGGCCACGCCGTCTGCTACGCGAGCAACGACGGTCTGGTGGCCGTACGCGGTGATGGCTCGATCAATCTCGTCACTGAACAGATGATGAGCCGCAAAGACTGGCTCGCCCTCTCTCCGAGCACGATCGTCGGCGGCCAGATCAATGGCATCTATATGCTGTTCTACGACAACATCGACAGTAACGGGGACCGCCTGGCTGGCGCGCTGTTCATCTATGTCAACGGCCAGCCGTTCCTCGTCAGAACATCGGCGATCGCCTCAGCGGTCTATTTCGATGTTGCCGATACCGGCCTCTACTTCAAGGCCCCGAGCAGCGCGGCGGTACAGCGCTTCGACCCTCCGATCGGGGCGCCGCATACCCTCTATTGGCGCAGCAAAGAGTTCATCACCACAAGACCAACGTCGATGGGGGCGATCCTCGTCGATCGGGGCCGGGACATCGTCCTGGAAGAGCTTGAGGCGCTTCAAGCAGAACGGGACGCAATCATAGCAGCCAACGCTGCAATCTTCGCGACTGGCGATCTCGGTGGCGATATCAACGCCAAGTATCTCAACCAATATGAGTTCGCCGGCGACGCCCTTGAGCCTGTGCCTCCTGAGCCGACCGCTGCGGACGCCACATCGATCACGATCGGCATCTATGCCGATGGCAAGCTGATCCAGACGCTCTCGACCACGGATCGCATCGTCCGCATCAAGGCAGGGCTCAAGGCGCGGCAATGGGAAGTCGATGTGTCGACGAACACGCAGATCGCGCAGATCGTCATGGCGGGCAGCGTCGAAGAGCTGAAACAGGTGGTTTGATATGGTTCAGAGGTTCGACCAGAGCAAAGCAATCGAAACGCTCGAAATCCTCGCAGGCGAACGCCCCCGCTCTCGCGATCAGGCGGCGGTGCGGATCGAGGACCTTGCCGAGCTCTTGCAGATTGAGCAGTTTCAGACATCGGAGGTTTCGGCCGCGCCGACCGCGGCGGATTTCAATTCGCTTCGCGGCGATATCCTCGAAATCCACACCCGGATCACCGTCATCGCCCAGGTGCTGCGAGACAGGATCATTCGATGAAGGAAGTCGTCTACGAACCACACGACGAGATGGTGGCGTGGGCGGAGAGCCGGATACCGGGCTGTAAATTCCGGGCCGACGCGAAGGCGATCGGCATCCGCTCTGATCTTGGCCTTCACGGCGTCGTAGTCTTTGACGCCTTCACAACAACCGGCTGCTGGGTAAGTGTAGCGTCCGACGGCGGCAGACAGTGGATCACCCGCGAGTACATCATCAGGGTCTTTGCCTATCCATTCATCCAGCTTGGCTATCCTCGTCTCAACTCCTTCGTCTCGGTGAACAATGCGAACGCGATCCGCTTCAATGACAGCTTCGGCTTCACGCGCGAGGGTGTGATGCGCCAGGCGGGGCACGAGGGCGAGGACCTGATCATGTACGGAATGCTGCGCAGCGAGTGTCGCTGGCTGCCAGAGCGATTCGCTGGAAAAACCGGCCGGACGCAGGTATAACCGAAGCGTCGCGCATGAGTGTGACCTCAATCAAGGGGTGACACCATGAGCAAAGGCAGTTCCGACGCTCCCTCGCCGGATCCGAATATCGGTCTCGCGGCGCTTAAGCAGGCAGAAACGGGCGAAAAGTGGCTGACGTTCGCGCAAGACGCCTTCAAGGTGTCTACCGACCGTCAGAAAGAGCTCGACGCGCTCACGAAGAAGGTTACGGAGCAGCAGCTTGGCCTTGCCACCGATCAGGCCGATTGGGCGCGCAAGGATCGCGATCGGTACGAGAAGACCTTTAAGCCGATCGAAGACGATTTCATTAAAGAGGCGACGAACTACGCCACCGAGGACCGGCAGTCCGAAGCGGCAGCCGAGGCGCGCGCCGATGTGCAGACCGCCGCCGCGAACCAACGGGCGGCGAGCGAACGCGCAAATGCGTCCATGGGCGTCACCCCGGGTTCCGGCAGGTTCGCCGGTGTCCAGGCATCGAGTGACATGGCCGCAACGCTGGCGGAAGCCGGAGCAGCCAACGGCGCACGTCAGGCCGTCAGGGACAAGGGCTTGGCGCTGAAAGCCGACGTCGCCAACATGGGCCGCGGGCTGCCGGCGCAAGCCGCCGGGAGCGCTGGCGGCAGCGTTTCAGCCGGTGCGACAGCACTCTCAGGCAGCCAA includes:
- a CDS encoding phage fiber-tail adaptor protein; protein product: MTDVMQKAPADVLDFDIDFTRWLKDSDRIINATSTIEGGTAVVDRTDFGDSLARVWLSGGADGETSLVTTIATTEQGRTKEFCFNLKIRECH
- a CDS encoding GNAT family N-acetyltransferase, coding for MKEVVYEPHDEMVAWAESRIPGCKFRADAKAIGIRSDLGLHGVVVFDAFTTTGCWVSVASDGGRQWITREYIIRVFAYPFIQLGYPRLNSFVSVNNANAIRFNDSFGFTREGVMRQAGHEGEDLIMYGMLRSECRWLPERFAGKTGRTQV
- a CDS encoding phage tail fiber protein → MALSTYAANAVINLLLRGVAFTAPARVYVSLHTAAPGNTGANEVTTVQWPSYARQDPAQGGAVASGFLASTAKATENLLELLFANYNGAGTLTVTHFAIWDAATAGNCLWTGSLTASKTLQPDDEAITYPGDLDLSVA
- a CDS encoding tail fiber domain-containing protein, which produces MSKGSSDAPSPDPNIGLAALKQAETGEKWLTFAQDAFKVSTDRQKELDALTKKVTEQQLGLATDQADWARKDRDRYEKTFKPIEDDFIKEATNYATEDRQSEAAAEARADVQTAAANQRAASERANASMGVTPGSGRFAGVQASSDMAATLAEAGAANGARQAVRDKGLALKADVANMGRGLPAQAAGSAGGSVSAGATALSGSQATNGQYLASTNIMGQGFQGAMQGYAGMGSTLNTEYGLQLDAWKAEQEIAAKNAAGIGNFLGTVVGAMPWTSDENLKENKEEIPEGEALEAVKNMPVEEWDYKEGVEDAGHHVGTYAQDFQRETGRGDGKSILPQDAIGITMKAVQDLDKKVEGIIDAIGLGDAAPAPKKKQRRAA